The window tgatttagtttatgaaaaatttcaatgttgaaatgttttattaagttcttataatcggtttagtagtaatattttaagaagtaggcttgccttgtaacaagataggcgctatcacgaccatggttagattttgggtcgtgacaaatacacAGACAGTTTTTCAACTTAATGAAGTTTGTGATTTATTTAGTCATATTCTTTCTTTGTCTCAATGGCGGCCTCACTATCATCTTTTCAAGAAACAATATTACTCTTTATGTACTGGTGCTCAGGGGCGAATCTACCTTATGAGGTAAGGGTACCACGACACCCGCTCACTTCGCTAAAATTCTTACTATGTATATAATATCTCTGTGAAGAAACGTATATATAGATAGAGTGGCACCCAAAAACCACAAAGTGGAAGCGGGTGCCATTGGTTTAGTCTTCCCTTTGAAGGTTTTCTTTGGCCTCATGAATGCAAGTTCGATTCCCTGTTGGAGCAGGCtcctttgattttttattttttctatatttccTTTATTTTCAGTTGAGCCATAGGGCCTCACCTCTTTTTCGGCTCTTTCCcttcttttcttccttttattacttgctaagTCTCTCTTCTACATTTTTTTAACTTTCAGTCCTCATTTTATTTCTATCATTGTACCTTACTTTATGAAcaattattttctataggtaATTTGAATTGATTTCAATTAgcatataatattttttatttttaatgaaacgatattaatttatatattggaatataatttgagcaatatcttctattgagttttgaaaaaaaattaaatggcttgattgatagtcgttttgagtcgaatatcataggttgaatgttgaaagtttttctttgaaaataattgtcatagaactcaacaattaagatggaaaaataaacaaagaacaatacaagtaaattaatctagtcaaacaaagaatatatagTGTAGTTAAACTACTCCTTAggcaaatatttatattggaggcgctctttcatgaaatgttatttgTTTTTGCACTTTTATTTAGAATGTGTTTAAATTAAGTGttaaaaatttgaactaaaatcgaacttatttgctttgtgaatgaaaagcctattcaaattaaccaaaaactaaGCAAACCGACCCATTATTCCCAAAGGCGGATTTACGTGGAGGGGGTGGGGTACATGAATCCATGCCCCCCTCCCTAGGCTATGTATAAACAATATCAATTTTACAATTATCTATATAAATATGTTTGTGACCACCCATGCTCAATTGACTACCTTGGTGCATTGGTAAGTTGGTGCCCCTGTCTACCCCGAGGTCAAGGCTTCGATCCTCTATCCCTTCACCTTTTCTATATTAAGTTTTTTTTGAAATTCCTTTTGGCTAAAAATATGGCCCACGTTTTTAGGAGGAATTTGGGTATATACTAATATATCAAGTCCTTAATTCCTAAAAGCAACCTACACCACCGTCTGTCTCCCTCTCCTTTtctatatattttcttttttaaagttTCTTTGACTAAAAACATGGCCCATGTTTTTAGGAGGAATTTGGGTATATACTAATATATCCAATCCCTAATTCCTAAAAGTAAACTTCACAGTCTCTCTTCCTctcaactctctctctctctcggctCTAGCCTCTGTGAATGGATTCTTCAAGAAAGCAACATTTCTTCTCCACGACCACATTCCTTTAAAATTCTCAGCCTCTGTATTTTAATTCTCTTGCTGCAACTCTATTGAAGAACTTGCTCAAATCCAAACACAATTAAAGTGTCAAATATATATGTACAGAACTACAAATGTCTAATTTTTGTGCTATAACTTCTTTATCTGTTGACTGACATGCTTTAATATGATTGATTTGaatttaacaatttatttaaATTAAGATAGATTAAATAGAAGTGTGAATATTTAATTTTGTAGGAACGATCCATAAGATTAAAATGGATAGATTTCTCACAAAGCCGAAAAATGGTGAACCAAGTTCTAGTGCTAGTTGGCCATCCATGAGTTCACAAATCGCTCAGGAAGTTCAAAGAGAGACAAATCCTTCTCTACTTTCAAATGTGGACAAAGTGCTTGATTTGAAATCTTTTGAACCGGATCCCAAAGAAAGAATGCCAATTTCGGATTACGGTCCTAATATTCGAGATGAAGTAAGGAGATATTATATAAACAAAAGGCCTTGTCAACCGATTGGTCATGCCTTTCCTAAAACTAAGATTGGGAGTAAAATGCGTCAATTTAGTCCCACTTGGTTTAAGGGACCATATTCTCAATGGTTGGAGTATAGCATAAAAGCAGATGCGGCATTTTGTTTGTATTGTTATTTATTCAAGAATGAACTTGAAAGTCGTGGAAATGCAGGGGATGCATTTACAAAAGATGGTTTTAGGGGTTGGAACAAGGGTGTGGAAAGATGCAAAGCATATATTGGTGAAGTAAATAGTATCCATCACAAATGATTCAATAGGATGCTAGATTTGAAAAATCAACGTCAATCGATTCAATCTTCATTTTGATAAGCAAAGTGAGAAAGTAAAAGGTGATTACCGGATGCGCTTAAATTCCTCAATTGATGTGGCGAAGTTTCTTTTAATTTCGGGATTTCCATTTCGTGGACACGATGAAAGTGAAGAATCTGAATATAAAGGTGGATTTCTTGAACTTTTGAAATGGCACGGGGATCGGCATCTGGATGTGGGAAGAGTAATATTACGCCATGCACCACAAAATGATGTGATGATTTGTCCAACAATTCAAAAAGAGATTGTGGAGGCTTGTGCTAAAGAAACAACTAAAGTTATCATTGAAGATTTGGATGGTGATTAATTTGCAATATTGGTTGATGAATCAAAGGATGTCTCACATAAGGAGCAAATGGCCTTAATTTTGCGATATGTCAACAAAAGTGGAATGGTAATAGAGCGATTCTTGGGTATTGTCCACGTGGATGATACTTCTTCCTCATCATTACAAAAAGCAATTTATTCTTTGCTATTGGATCATTCATTAGGTAGATCCAAGATACGTGGACAGGGCTATGATGGAGCTAGTAATATgcaaggaaaaataagtgatcTCAAGTCTTTAATTTTGCAAGGTACTCCCTCTGCATATTGTATTCACTGTTTTGCTCATCAATTGCAACTAGCACTTGTAGCTCTTTCTAAAAAGCATTCGGATGTggataatttattttatgttgttacTAATGTTTTGAATACTATTGGATCTTCATTTAAGCGCATGGAGTCACTTCGACAACATCAAGCAGATAAGTTGGAAGAGTTGCTTAAATTTGGAGAAGCATACACGGGGCAAGGTTTGAATCAAGAACGTGGCCTCCAACGACCGGGTGATACTCGTTGGGGGTCTCATTTTAAAACTTTGGACAATTTGATGGTTTTATTTCCTTCAATTGTTAATGTGCTTAAAGAT is drawn from Nicotiana tomentosiformis chromosome 12, ASM39032v3, whole genome shotgun sequence and contains these coding sequences:
- the LOC138903448 gene encoding uncharacterized protein codes for the protein MALILRYVNKSGMVIERFLGIVHVDDTSSSSLQKAIYSLLLDHSLGRSKIRGQGYDGASNMQGKISDLKSLILQGTPSAYCIHCFAHQLQLALVALSKKHSDVDNLFYVVTNVLNTIGSSFKRMESLRQHQADKLEELLKFGEAYTGQGLNQERGLQRPGDTRWGSHFKTLDNLMVLFPSIVNVLKDMKRDCPYHLDRFATGNLLSQIQEFGFMFMFHLMFKVLLFTNELNKALLKERSRYC
- the LOC104119046 gene encoding uncharacterized protein; the protein is MDRFLTKPKNGEPSSSASWPSMSSQIAQEVQRETNPSLLSNVDKVLDLKSFEPDPKERMPISDYGPNIRDEVRRYYINKRPCQPIGHAFPKTKIGSKMRQFSPTWFKGPYSQWLEYSIKADAAFCLYCYLFKNELESRGNAGDAFTKDGFRGWNKGVERCKAYIGEQSEKVKGDYRMRLNSSIDVAKFLLISGFPFRGHDESEESEYKGGFLELLKWHGDRHLDVGRVILRHAPQNDVMICPTIQKEIVEACAKETTKVIIEDLDGD